In Gossypium hirsutum isolate 1008001.06 chromosome D06, Gossypium_hirsutum_v2.1, whole genome shotgun sequence, one genomic interval encodes:
- the LOC121218371 gene encoding uncharacterized protein yields MIEGDLIKQDSMERPEGTRKFCEFHVDEGHDIQKCTEFRTMVQNLMDKKELEFYEEMKGLEEGEVYASEEGSAGKTQRVNHPVVIISRPRSTESGIQIAPRVLNETYVVNDISVNKLDRLVNNISADNFIFFNNDELPPEGRGATKALHITTRCGEYTLPGVLIDNRSALNVLPLSTLNRLSVDSSHMKSCQNILRAFDGTERRVMGRIEIPLLIGLNIYEVDFLVMDIKPLYNYLLGRPRIHSARAVSSLLHQNLKLVTEGLLVTINAEEDIIASVTSDTPYLGTVDEAIECSF; encoded by the exons ATGATAGAAGGAGATCTCATCAAGCAAGATTCAATGGAAAGGCCTGAAGGAACAAGGAAGTTTTGTGAGTTTCATGTGGATGAAGGCCACGACATCCAAAAATGCACCGAGTTCAGAACCATGGTACAAAACTTAATGGATAAAAAAGAGTTGGAGTTTTATGAAGAGATGAAGGGACTAGAAGAGGGAGAAGTTTATGCCTCAGAGGAAGGATCTGCGGGGAAAACTCAAAGGGTtaatcacccagtggtgattatttcaaggccaagGAGCACAGAATCTGGAATACAAATagcgccaagg GtactaaatgaaacttatgtcgtTAACGATATCTCGGTGAACAAGTTAGACCGCTTGGTTAACAATATAAGTGCcgataatttcattttctttaataatGATGAACTACCGCCGGAGGGAAGAGGAGCCACCAAAGCCCTACATATCACTACTCGCTGCGGGGAATACACGTTGCCAGGGGTGCTAATTGATAATAGATCGGCCTTGAATGTCTTACCATTATCCACCTTAAACAGGTTGTCGGTGGATagctctcacatgaaatcatgccagaATATATTGAGAGCATTCGATGGTACCGAAAGGAGGGTGATGGGGAGAATAGAAATACCACTCTTGATTGGTCTGAATATATACGAGGTGGATTTcctagtgatggatatcaagcctttGTATAATTACTTGTTGGGAAGACCTCGGATTCATTCAGCGAGAGCGGTATCTTCATTATTGCACCAGAATTTGAAATTGGTAACAGAAGGCCTATTAGTTACGATAAACGCTGAAGAAGATATCATTGCATCAGTAACCAGTGACACACCATATTTGGGAACGGTTGATGAGGCAATCGAATGTTCCTTTTGA